A single region of the candidate division KSB1 bacterium genome encodes:
- a CDS encoding segregation/condensation protein A — protein MSAWQVKLPRFEGPLDLLLFLVSRQEYDISDLPMAEITESYLGVVDAIGIEDLEDAGEYLLMAATLLSIKAKLLLPRPPQLGEEEVEDPRRELANRLLLYQKVKEEAARFGRREDEMLERWEIGYTPVPAAAEPSPDEMLVPMTIYDLSRAIEELLMNRESRTFHQVKLHRISLEERMRWVVDLVAELERFGLLHTMQTERERMIWVVTLLAILELAKRQRIHVDQNEAFAEIYVSGAQVPEVEAA, from the coding sequence ATGAGCGCCTGGCAGGTCAAGCTCCCGCGTTTTGAAGGGCCGCTGGATTTGCTGCTCTTTCTCGTGTCGCGGCAGGAGTACGACATATCGGATCTGCCGATGGCGGAGATCACAGAGTCGTATCTCGGGGTCGTTGACGCGATTGGGATTGAGGATCTGGAGGACGCTGGCGAGTATCTATTAATGGCCGCGACGTTGCTGTCGATCAAGGCCAAGCTGTTGCTGCCGCGTCCACCGCAGCTCGGCGAAGAGGAAGTCGAGGATCCGCGGCGCGAGCTGGCAAATCGCCTCTTGCTTTACCAGAAGGTCAAAGAGGAAGCGGCACGATTCGGACGGCGCGAAGACGAGATGCTGGAGCGTTGGGAGATCGGCTATACGCCGGTGCCCGCCGCCGCGGAGCCCAGTCCGGACGAGATGCTGGTACCGATGACGATTTACGATTTGTCGCGGGCGATCGAAGAGCTGCTGATGAATCGTGAATCGCGGACGTTTCATCAGGTCAAGCTGCATCGGATATCCCTTGAGGAACGCATGCGTTGGGTCGTTGACCTGGTCGCGGAGCTGGAACGCTTTGGCTTGTTGCACACCATGCAAACCGAGCGGGAGCGGATGATCTGGGTGGTGACGTTGCTGGCGATCCTGGAACTGGCGAAGCGGCAGCGGATTCACGTGGATCAGAACGAGGCATTTGCGGAGATTTATGTTTCCGGGGCACAGGTCCCGGAGGTTGAGGCCGCATAG
- the scpB gene encoding SMC-Scp complex subunit ScpB gives MAKKQRKINEDEQALPLDGLPEDGESLLNAEGAPEPEQVEVNLRDDHEFLKAVTESMLFSSREPLTEEQYNSVIGVRNRGKLPEFVRQLNIEYAQTGRAFEILHVAGGYQFFTKPDYSGALKKLSVERNRARVSRAALETLAVVAFRGPVTRIEIDDIRGVDSGGVLRTLLDRHLVAVKGRANIVGKPLLYETTAEFLKHFGLSSLTDLPRDSELTREWGRLQELGGRDTQTEFAADVDGGSAAAGIPPLADLSEVLPAAGRTNGHHHAHPPTDGDAAPDEGDSGQ, from the coding sequence TTGGCAAAGAAGCAGCGCAAGATAAACGAAGACGAGCAGGCCCTGCCGCTCGATGGACTCCCTGAGGACGGCGAATCGCTGCTGAACGCGGAAGGCGCGCCGGAGCCGGAGCAAGTCGAGGTTAATCTTCGCGACGACCACGAGTTTCTGAAGGCCGTGACGGAGTCGATGCTCTTTTCGTCGCGGGAGCCGTTGACGGAGGAGCAATACAACTCGGTGATCGGTGTTCGCAATCGGGGGAAGTTGCCGGAATTTGTAAGGCAATTGAATATCGAGTACGCGCAGACGGGTCGCGCGTTCGAGATTTTGCACGTGGCGGGGGGCTACCAGTTTTTTACGAAGCCGGACTATTCGGGCGCACTCAAGAAGCTGTCGGTGGAGCGCAATCGCGCGCGGGTATCGCGGGCGGCGCTGGAAACGCTGGCGGTGGTGGCGTTTCGCGGTCCGGTTACGCGGATTGAGATAGACGACATTCGCGGAGTGGATTCCGGCGGGGTGCTTAGAACGCTGTTGGATCGTCACTTGGTCGCGGTGAAGGGTCGCGCGAATATCGTGGGCAAGCCGCTGTTGTACGAGACGACTGCTGAATTCCTGAAGCATTTTGGACTTTCTTCCCTGACTGACCTGCCACGGGACAGCGAACTCACACGGGAGTGGGGACGCTTGCAGGAGCTGGGGGGGCGAGACACGCAGACGGAATTCGCCGCCGACGTTGATGGCGGGTCGGCGGCGGCGGGGATTCCTCCGCTGGCTGATCTGTCGGAAGTGTTGCCGGCGGCGGGCAGGACGAACGGTCATCATCACGCGCATCCGCCGACTGACGGGGATGCCGCTCCCGACGAAGGAGATTCAGGGCAATGA
- a CDS encoding short-chain dehydrogenase yields the protein MMLRNSKILVLGGFGLVGMAVCRKLLARGPKALVVLSLKQQESEAACKELAASYPHVQLIPVWGDIFVRESLKDIPRSEIMSNDRYRAEFIEDFWEKPSPERLRTFYLHRLISEHKPDLIVDSVNSATGLAYQDLYSAYYDMRNMLQSFDQGKVTATDLESQMSRFVGTVYMPQLLRHIQVLVDATMTAKTHTYVKVGTTGTGGMGFNIPYTHAEDKPSGQLLAKSAVAGAHSMLLFLMARTPGCPYVKEVKPAAAIAWKRIAYGEVMKGGRPIPLFDCPPDAAEALNQTFQRVTNGVGRPLGENLKSVFIDTGENGIFSTDEFFTITASEQMEFVTPEEIAQAVLWEIEGGNTGLDVIGALDSVSMGPSYRAGILRSAALDEMARLQRENGVTSIAFEMLGPPHLSKLLYEAHLIKLAYPNPSSVQRDTPEVVATKVWDVVCADAKLRATIISIGVPILLPDGKRILRAPEVKIPAYAGSNELRIEATSVDEWADKGWIDLRPSNMERWQRRIDDFFVAGHEDAARDTSSAFPWERRAQGDRDEHFAGRIVTHIFINEEKGERIKS from the coding sequence ATGATGCTACGGAACTCAAAGATATTGGTTCTGGGCGGTTTTGGTTTGGTGGGGATGGCGGTCTGCCGCAAGTTATTGGCGCGCGGGCCGAAGGCACTGGTGGTATTGTCGTTGAAGCAGCAGGAATCCGAAGCCGCCTGCAAAGAGCTGGCGGCGAGCTATCCGCATGTTCAGTTGATTCCGGTGTGGGGCGATATTTTCGTTCGCGAGAGCCTGAAGGATATTCCCCGGTCGGAGATCATGTCCAATGATCGTTATCGCGCCGAATTCATCGAGGATTTCTGGGAGAAGCCATCGCCGGAGCGGCTGCGGACGTTCTATCTGCACCGCTTGATCAGCGAGCACAAACCGGACCTGATTGTGGATTCGGTGAATTCCGCGACCGGGCTGGCCTATCAGGACTTGTACAGCGCGTACTATGACATGCGCAACATGCTCCAGTCGTTCGATCAGGGCAAGGTGACGGCGACGGATCTTGAGAGCCAGATGTCGCGGTTTGTCGGCACGGTGTATATGCCGCAGTTGCTTCGGCATATTCAGGTGCTGGTTGACGCGACGATGACGGCGAAGACGCACACGTACGTCAAGGTCGGCACGACCGGGACGGGCGGCATGGGGTTCAATATTCCCTATACGCACGCGGAAGACAAGCCGTCGGGTCAGTTGTTGGCGAAATCCGCGGTGGCCGGCGCGCACAGCATGCTCCTGTTTCTGATGGCGCGGACGCCGGGCTGTCCGTACGTGAAAGAGGTCAAACCGGCGGCGGCGATTGCGTGGAAGCGGATTGCCTACGGGGAAGTGATGAAAGGCGGGCGTCCGATTCCATTGTTTGATTGCCCACCGGACGCGGCGGAAGCGCTGAATCAGACCTTTCAGCGGGTGACGAACGGAGTTGGGCGACCGTTGGGCGAGAATCTCAAGTCGGTGTTCATCGACACGGGGGAGAACGGGATCTTCTCGACGGATGAGTTTTTCACGATTACGGCTTCCGAGCAGATGGAGTTTGTGACGCCGGAGGAGATCGCGCAGGCGGTGCTGTGGGAGATCGAAGGCGGCAACACCGGACTTGACGTGATTGGCGCGCTGGATTCGGTTTCGATGGGGCCGTCGTACCGTGCGGGCATCTTGCGCAGCGCGGCCTTGGACGAGATGGCGCGGTTGCAGCGGGAGAATGGCGTCACCAGTATCGCGTTCGAAATGTTGGGGCCGCCGCATCTTTCCAAGTTGCTCTACGAGGCGCACCTGATTAAGCTTGCTTATCCGAATCCAAGTTCGGTTCAGCGGGACACGCCGGAGGTCGTGGCAACCAAGGTGTGGGACGTGGTCTGCGCGGACGCGAAACTGCGCGCGACGATCATTTCGATCGGAGTTCCGATCTTACTGCCGGACGGCAAGCGGATCTTGCGGGCCCCGGAGGTCAAGATTCCGGCCTATGCCGGGAGCAATGAGCTGCGGATTGAGGCGACGTCGGTCGATGAGTGGGCGGACAAGGGTTGGATCGACTTGCGGCCGTCGAATATGGAGCGCTGGCAGCGGCGAATTGACGACTTTTTTGTCGCGGGGCACGAGGATGCAGCGCGCGACACCTCATCGGCGTTTCCGTGGGAGCGTCGTGCACAAGGCGACCGGGACGAGCATTTTGCCGGCCGCATCGTCACCCACATCTTCATCAATGAGGAGAAGGGCGAGCGAATTAAGTCGTGA
- a CDS encoding (d)CMP kinase, producing the protein MSPRGIIIAIDGPAGSGKSTTAKLVAKRLGYMHIDTGAMYRAVAVKMLRNGIELADIERVTDLLQETTVEQREAADSTRILLDGRDVSDEIRTPEISLWVGPVSESRLVREYLVEWQRALGRDGGVVLEGRDIGTVVFPRAELKVFMIADLRTRAKRRRKEMLSRGIDQSLEEVERALATRDERDSKREHSPLRRAEDAVDLDTTDLTIGDQVERVVALAKKLLSAPAG; encoded by the coding sequence ATGTCCCCGCGCGGAATAATCATCGCGATTGACGGGCCGGCGGGTTCGGGCAAATCGACGACAGCGAAATTGGTGGCGAAGCGCCTGGGGTACATGCACATCGACACGGGTGCGATGTACCGGGCGGTTGCAGTCAAGATGCTGCGCAACGGCATCGAGCTCGCCGATATCGAGCGCGTGACGGATCTGTTGCAGGAAACCACGGTCGAGCAGCGCGAGGCGGCGGACTCCACGCGGATTCTGCTGGACGGTCGCGATGTCTCCGACGAGATTCGCACGCCGGAGATCTCGCTGTGGGTCGGGCCGGTCTCCGAGAGTCGGCTGGTGCGGGAATACCTGGTGGAGTGGCAACGGGCACTGGGCCGCGACGGCGGCGTGGTGCTCGAAGGCCGCGACATCGGCACGGTGGTGTTTCCCCGGGCGGAGCTGAAGGTGTTCATGATCGCCGATTTGAGGACCCGGGCAAAGCGTCGCCGCAAGGAGATGCTGTCCCGCGGGATTGACCAGAGTCTGGAAGAAGTTGAACGCGCGCTGGCCACGCGCGATGAGCGGGATTCCAAGCGTGAGCACAGCCCGTTGCGGCGGGCGGAGGATGCCGTTGATTTGGACACGACGGACTTGACGATTGGCGATCAGGTTGAGCGCGTGGTCGCCCTGGCCAAGAAGCTGCTTTCCGCACCGGCAGGCTGA
- a CDS encoding 1-acyl-sn-glycerol-3-phosphate acyltransferase, whose translation MRAGYAVVRALSSAGFHTLFGLQVHGLDRVPRSGRIILASNHRSNFDPPILGGVVPRETHFFAKEELFRGRWLGGLISYLNAFPVRRGQFDRTSLQQCLHVLEQEGCLLMFPEGTRAPADGFLKAKVGVGWVVSLSQAPVLPVYIHGSTVSRPRWSPRPAIQVIFGDPVTAAELTAGTERGRVAYEIISDRVLERIRDLSVRLPGGVVRERGPLYERSVIDNERLR comes from the coding sequence GTGCGGGCCGGATACGCGGTCGTCAGGGCGCTGTCGAGTGCAGGTTTTCACACGCTGTTTGGCCTGCAGGTGCATGGTCTCGACCGCGTTCCGCGCAGTGGACGGATCATCCTTGCTTCGAACCATCGTTCGAATTTCGATCCTCCGATCCTGGGCGGTGTCGTTCCGCGGGAAACGCACTTTTTTGCGAAGGAGGAGTTGTTTCGCGGTCGCTGGTTGGGCGGGTTGATTTCGTACCTGAACGCGTTTCCGGTGCGGCGGGGCCAATTCGACCGGACCTCATTGCAGCAGTGTCTCCATGTGCTCGAGCAGGAGGGGTGCCTGCTCATGTTTCCGGAGGGCACACGGGCGCCGGCGGACGGTTTTTTGAAGGCAAAAGTCGGGGTCGGCTGGGTGGTGTCCTTGTCGCAGGCACCGGTGTTGCCCGTGTATATTCATGGAAGCACGGTGAGCCGGCCGCGCTGGTCGCCACGGCCGGCGATTCAGGTGATTTTTGGCGATCCGGTCACGGCGGCGGAATTAACGGCCGGGACGGAGCGCGGGCGGGTGGCATACGAGATTATATCAGACCGCGTGCTGGAGCGGATTCGCGATCTCTCCGTGCGACTCCCGGGGGGAGTCGTTCGTGAGCGCGGCCCGCTTTACGAGCGCTCGGTGATTGATAATGAACGGTTGAGGTAG
- the rpsA gene encoding 30S ribosomal protein S1: METEETNVPVAVTAKDDVRFKGRKIKLSELPEQQAELHRETQDLAGLYEKMIMEFREGEIVKGKIIAINDKEVSIDIGFKSEGTISSDEFPSRDSFKIGDDIEVFLDRVEDSEGQLLLSKKKADFLRVWERIGDIFKTGEIVKGKILRRIKGGFVVDLMGIDAFLPGSQIDVHPVRDFDALVNQDMDFRVVKLNDARKNIVVSHKVIVEEGLAGVREKVLGSLKVGDVMDGTVKNITDFGVFVDLGGVDGLLHITDLSWGRVSHPSEVVQLDQKITVKVLDYDKDRQRISIGYKQLQTHPWEGVEGKYPIGARVRGKVVSIARYGAFVELEKGLEGLVHISEMSWTQHVKHPSAILSVGDELDVIVLNIDKENRKISLGLKQIEPDPWENLEQKYAVSSRHTGKVRDLVPFGAFVELEDGIDGLVHISDLSWTKRVRHPGELLKKGDEVEVVVLGFDRNERRIALGLKQAQENPWDEFERTFAVGTQVTGKASRILEKGVVVDLPNEVEGFVPNSQLKRLTRGGKQSVSVGDELQLEVIEFDKESKKIILAAQAPAGEAEGATDDTYKQYVVGSDTDLPDQPEPHGYKDESTEPQV, encoded by the coding sequence ATGGAAACAGAAGAAACGAATGTGCCGGTAGCGGTCACCGCAAAAGACGACGTCCGCTTCAAGGGGCGCAAGATCAAGCTCTCGGAATTGCCCGAGCAGCAGGCGGAACTACACCGCGAGACGCAAGATCTGGCCGGACTCTATGAGAAGATGATCATGGAGTTCCGCGAGGGCGAGATCGTCAAGGGCAAGATCATCGCGATCAACGACAAGGAAGTTTCGATCGACATCGGCTTCAAGTCGGAGGGTACGATTTCGTCGGACGAGTTCCCGAGCCGGGATTCGTTCAAGATCGGTGACGACATTGAGGTGTTCCTTGACCGGGTGGAGGACTCGGAGGGACAGCTATTGCTGTCGAAGAAGAAGGCCGATTTCCTGCGTGTGTGGGAGCGCATCGGCGACATCTTCAAGACGGGCGAGATCGTCAAGGGCAAGATTCTGCGGCGGATCAAGGGCGGATTCGTGGTCGATCTGATGGGGATTGACGCGTTCTTGCCGGGCTCGCAGATCGACGTACATCCGGTGCGCGATTTCGACGCATTGGTGAATCAGGACATGGACTTCCGCGTCGTGAAGCTGAACGATGCTCGCAAGAACATCGTGGTTTCCCACAAGGTGATTGTCGAAGAGGGTCTGGCCGGGGTGCGCGAGAAGGTCCTGGGCAGCCTGAAGGTGGGGGATGTGATGGACGGCACGGTCAAGAACATCACCGATTTCGGCGTGTTTGTCGATCTGGGCGGTGTGGACGGCCTGTTGCACATCACGGATCTGTCCTGGGGCAGGGTCAGTCACCCGTCCGAGGTTGTGCAGCTTGACCAGAAGATCACGGTCAAGGTGCTTGATTATGACAAGGATCGCCAGCGCATCTCGATTGGGTACAAGCAGCTCCAGACTCATCCGTGGGAGGGTGTCGAAGGCAAATACCCGATCGGCGCCCGGGTTCGCGGCAAGGTCGTGTCGATTGCGCGATACGGCGCATTCGTGGAACTGGAGAAGGGCCTTGAGGGGCTGGTGCACATTTCGGAGATGAGCTGGACGCAGCACGTGAAGCATCCCTCCGCGATTCTCAGCGTGGGCGACGAACTCGACGTCATCGTGCTGAATATCGACAAGGAGAATCGCAAGATTTCGCTGGGTCTCAAGCAGATCGAGCCGGACCCGTGGGAGAATCTCGAGCAGAAGTATGCCGTCAGCAGCCGTCACACGGGCAAGGTCCGTGATCTGGTGCCATTCGGCGCATTCGTGGAGTTGGAAGACGGGATTGACGGTCTGGTGCACATCTCCGACCTATCCTGGACGAAGCGGGTTCGCCATCCGGGCGAGCTGCTGAAGAAGGGTGACGAGGTGGAAGTGGTCGTGCTCGGTTTTGATCGCAATGAGCGTCGCATCGCCCTCGGTCTGAAGCAGGCGCAGGAGAATCCCTGGGACGAATTTGAACGGACATTTGCCGTGGGCACACAGGTCACCGGGAAGGCGTCGCGGATCCTCGAGAAGGGCGTCGTTGTCGATCTGCCCAATGAAGTCGAGGGCTTCGTTCCGAACAGTCAGCTCAAGCGGCTGACGCGCGGCGGGAAGCAGTCGGTAAGCGTTGGCGACGAGTTGCAGCTTGAGGTGATCGAATTCGACAAGGAGTCGAAGAAGATCATTCTGGCGGCACAGGCTCCGGCCGGTGAAGCGGAAGGCGCCACTGACGACACGTACAAGCAGTACGTGGTTGGCAGTGACACGGACTTGCCCGATCAGCCGGAACCGCACGGTTACAAGGACGAGTCCACGGAACCGCAGGTTTAA
- the mtaB gene encoding tRNA (N(6)-L-threonylcarbamoyladenosine(37)-C(2))-methylthiotransferase MtaB, which produces MNKKVSLTTLGCKLNQYDSEAILTQFRHAGYEVVEAGDPADICVVNTCAVTSVAERKARTIIRSTRRRNPQATVLAVGCMVERTADSLAAMPEVNAVLGNREKEHLIDFLNRMSAGSSGHQFVGETRAAAEFTDGVVVTGLLGRTRSFLKVQDGCSQKCTYCIVPQLRGPGRSLSIPAVVERARVLADHGFAELVLTGVALGTYGFDLGNRGALATLLFELEKVEGLKRIRLGSVEPWAISDRMLDVVAGSTRICPHLHIPLQSGEDGVLHRMNRRYSTKQIEHVFDYAYGLRDDWGFGSDIIVGFPGESRNDFEQTCRFLSDLPLSYLHIFPYSTRPGTPATRLPGQVGEQEKRTRAGALAEIDQRKRMEFRQRSLGRVARVLFENRLVGPLLAGHSDNYLDVYVTPAAELPGRIRSVKLVDLHPAGVVGEIID; this is translated from the coding sequence TTGAACAAGAAAGTCTCGCTGACGACCCTCGGTTGCAAGCTGAACCAGTATGACAGCGAAGCGATTCTGACGCAGTTTCGGCACGCCGGTTACGAGGTGGTAGAGGCGGGCGATCCCGCGGACATTTGCGTCGTGAATACGTGCGCGGTCACCTCCGTGGCCGAGCGCAAGGCACGCACGATTATCCGTTCAACCCGCCGCCGGAACCCTCAGGCAACCGTTCTGGCGGTGGGTTGTATGGTAGAGCGGACCGCGGACTCGTTGGCGGCGATGCCGGAGGTCAATGCGGTCCTGGGTAACCGCGAAAAAGAGCACCTCATTGATTTTTTGAACCGGATGTCTGCCGGTAGTTCCGGTCACCAATTTGTCGGTGAGACACGCGCTGCCGCGGAATTCACGGATGGAGTGGTTGTTACCGGGTTGCTGGGTCGGACCCGCAGCTTCTTGAAGGTTCAGGACGGTTGTTCGCAGAAGTGTACGTACTGCATCGTGCCCCAGTTGCGCGGGCCGGGGCGGAGCCTGTCGATCCCCGCGGTGGTGGAACGGGCGCGCGTCCTGGCCGACCACGGTTTTGCCGAGCTTGTCCTGACCGGTGTAGCGCTCGGCACGTACGGCTTTGATCTCGGCAACCGCGGCGCGCTGGCAACGTTGTTGTTCGAGTTGGAAAAGGTCGAGGGCTTGAAGCGAATTCGACTGGGGAGTGTTGAACCCTGGGCGATCAGCGACCGGATGTTGGACGTCGTCGCCGGCTCCACGAGAATCTGCCCTCATCTGCACATCCCGTTACAAAGCGGCGAGGATGGTGTACTGCATCGGATGAATCGCCGCTATTCAACGAAGCAGATCGAGCACGTTTTCGACTACGCGTACGGATTGCGTGATGATTGGGGCTTCGGCTCCGACATCATCGTGGGTTTTCCCGGCGAGAGTCGGAACGATTTCGAGCAGACCTGCCGCTTTCTCTCCGACCTGCCGCTCTCCTACTTGCATATCTTCCCCTATAGTACGCGACCGGGCACCCCGGCGACCCGCCTGCCGGGGCAAGTCGGGGAGCAGGAGAAGCGGACCCGCGCGGGAGCGCTTGCCGAAATCGATCAGCGGAAGCGAATGGAATTCAGGCAGCGGAGCCTTGGCCGGGTAGCAAGGGTATTATTTGAGAATCGCCTCGTCGGGCCACTGCTGGCCGGGCACTCCGATAACTATCTTGATGTCTATGTGACACCCGCGGCGGAACTGCCGGGTCGCATTCGCTCGGTCAAGCTCGTCGATCTTCATCCCGCCGGAGTGGTGGGCGAAATTATCGATTGA
- a CDS encoding M20/M25/M40 family metallo-hydrolase: protein MATPLVNIDRHVRTFCELVRIDSPSKKETQVADYIETALRGLGVDTWRDGAAEQIGGECGNLHVRMPAHDSQAPAILFSAHMDTVMPGLGIKPQIRDGVIYSDGTTVLGADDKAGVATIIEMLRILKESGLPHGPIEVIFDVAEEIGLMGAYAVDLSSVKAKCGIVLDGEDIDTVIYKSPSANRMLYEIDGVAAHAGMAPEKGVSAIEVFAHAVANMKLGRLNPDSTANIGVVNAGRATNIVADKLSANAEARSHSNEFLEEQTRHMSACFEEATRRFIKTVDGKPVEPRFRANIRREFNAMDIGFDSFPFQLVQSAGAELGLTMRPLAIGGGTNANVYNEKGLPAVVIGVGMRDEHTTDEHVSIADLEQSVKLCLCILAQNHAHVG from the coding sequence ATGGCAACACCCCTCGTGAATATCGACCGCCACGTCCGCACATTTTGCGAACTGGTGCGGATTGACAGCCCTTCCAAGAAAGAGACTCAGGTAGCGGACTATATCGAAACGGCGTTACGCGGACTTGGTGTGGACACGTGGCGCGACGGTGCGGCGGAGCAGATCGGCGGTGAATGCGGCAATCTTCATGTGCGGATGCCCGCTCACGACTCGCAAGCGCCGGCGATCTTGTTTTCAGCCCACATGGACACCGTGATGCCGGGTCTGGGTATCAAGCCGCAGATTCGGGACGGGGTGATCTACTCGGACGGCACGACGGTGCTCGGCGCGGATGACAAGGCGGGGGTCGCCACGATCATTGAAATGCTGCGGATATTGAAGGAGTCGGGCCTGCCGCACGGACCGATCGAGGTGATTTTTGATGTGGCCGAGGAGATTGGGCTGATGGGAGCGTATGCGGTCGATCTGTCGAGTGTGAAGGCCAAGTGCGGAATCGTTCTAGACGGCGAGGACATCGACACGGTGATCTACAAGTCGCCGAGCGCCAATCGCATGCTGTACGAGATCGACGGGGTCGCGGCACACGCCGGGATGGCGCCGGAGAAGGGCGTTTCGGCGATCGAGGTTTTTGCGCATGCCGTCGCGAACATGAAACTGGGTCGATTGAATCCGGATTCAACCGCGAATATCGGTGTAGTGAATGCCGGGCGCGCCACCAACATCGTTGCGGACAAACTTTCGGCCAACGCCGAGGCGCGCAGCCATTCGAACGAGTTTCTGGAAGAGCAGACGCGCCACATGAGCGCGTGCTTCGAGGAGGCCACGCGGCGTTTCATCAAGACCGTGGACGGCAAGCCGGTCGAGCCGCGATTTCGCGCCAACATCCGCCGCGAGTTCAACGCGATGGATATCGGTTTCGATAGTTTTCCGTTTCAGCTGGTGCAGTCGGCGGGTGCCGAGCTGGGTCTGACGATGCGTCCGCTGGCCATCGGCGGCGGCACGAATGCAAATGTTTACAACGAGAAGGGTTTGCCGGCCGTGGTGATCGGCGTGGGTATGCGTGATGAACACACCACGGACGAACATGTCAGTATCGCCGACCTGGAACAGTCGGTCAAACTATGTCTATGCATTCTCGCTCAGAATCACGCTCACGTCGGTTAG
- the guaB gene encoding IMP dehydrogenase, translating into MSTEKILSEGLTFDDVLLIPAKSTVLPSEVDLRAQLTPRLTLNIPLVSSAMDTVSEAALCIALAREGGIGIIHKNMSIEAQAAEVDRVKRSESAVISKPYTLPSTARLADAHELMRRRGISGIPIVDGDKLVGIVTNRDLRFEQDPDQPLSRVMTPRERLITAPVGTDFETTKRLLQRHRIEKLLLVDADGRLAALVTARDIRKRLEFPNANKDGEGRLRVGAAVGVTPDTLDRAQALVEAGVDVLCVDSAHGHSANVLAAVSKLRGTFTQLDIIAGNVVTAQGAIELADAGADSVKVGVGPGSICTTRVVAGVGVPQMTAVMDVVKEMGKRGVPVIADGGIRYSGDIAKALAGGASSVMIGSLFAGTEESPGETILLEGRSYKQFRGMGSIGAMNKGSADRYFQAGAAGSTSKYVPEGIEGRVPYKGRLADTVFQLTGGLRAAMGYCGAQTISDFQRDSRLVRITSAGYRESHPHDVIITREAPNYEIPR; encoded by the coding sequence GTGAGTACCGAAAAGATCCTGAGCGAGGGGTTGACGTTTGATGATGTGCTGTTGATCCCGGCCAAATCGACCGTATTGCCCAGCGAGGTTGATCTGCGGGCGCAATTGACGCCGCGCCTGACCTTGAACATACCGCTGGTGTCGTCGGCGATGGATACGGTCAGCGAGGCCGCGTTGTGCATCGCCCTGGCGCGGGAAGGCGGCATCGGGATCATTCACAAGAACATGTCGATCGAGGCGCAGGCCGCGGAAGTTGATCGTGTCAAGCGCAGCGAATCGGCCGTGATCTCCAAGCCCTACACGCTGCCCTCTACCGCGCGCCTGGCTGATGCGCATGAGCTGATGCGGCGGCGCGGGATCAGTGGAATTCCGATCGTGGACGGCGACAAGCTGGTTGGCATTGTGACGAATCGGGACTTGCGCTTTGAGCAGGATCCGGATCAGCCGCTGAGTCGCGTGATGACGCCTCGCGAACGATTGATCACTGCTCCGGTCGGAACGGATTTCGAGACGACGAAGCGACTGCTCCAGCGACATCGAATCGAAAAGCTATTACTGGTGGACGCGGACGGTCGGTTGGCGGCGTTGGTGACGGCCCGTGATATCCGCAAGCGGCTGGAGTTTCCCAATGCCAACAAGGACGGCGAGGGGCGATTACGGGTGGGGGCGGCGGTGGGGGTGACCCCGGATACTCTGGACCGAGCTCAGGCGTTGGTCGAGGCAGGAGTGGATGTTCTCTGTGTCGATTCGGCTCATGGCCACTCGGCGAACGTCCTTGCCGCGGTGTCGAAGTTGCGTGGGACGTTCACGCAACTGGACATCATCGCCGGGAACGTCGTCACCGCGCAGGGAGCGATCGAGCTTGCTGACGCCGGCGCGGACAGCGTGAAGGTGGGAGTCGGACCCGGGTCGATCTGCACGACGCGCGTGGTGGCCGGGGTGGGCGTTCCGCAAATGACAGCGGTAATGGACGTGGTGAAGGAGATGGGAAAGCGAGGCGTGCCGGTGATCGCTGATGGTGGGATTCGCTACTCAGGCGACATCGCCAAGGCCCTGGCCGGGGGGGCGTCGTCTGTGATGATTGGTAGTCTGTTCGCGGGGACCGAAGAAAGTCCGGGGGAGACGATCTTGCTGGAGGGACGGAGCTACAAGCAGTTCAGGGGGATGGGCTCGATCGGCGCCATGAACAAGGGGAGCGCGGACCGCTATTTTCAGGCCGGAGCCGCGGGGTCAACGAGTAAGTATGTCCCTGAGGGCATTGAAGGGCGCGTACCGTACAAGGGACGTCTGGCCGACACGGTATTTCAACTGACGGGAGGGCTGCGCGCGGCCATGGGTTACTGCGGAGCCCAGACGATCAGCGATTTTCAGCGGGATTCACGGCTCGTGCGAATTACATCCGCCGGGTATCGGGAGAGCCATCCTCACGACGTGATTATCACGCGCGAGGCTCCGAACTACGAGATCCCGCGGTAG
- the rpsT gene encoding 30S ribosomal protein S20, producing the protein MPQHKSCIKRVRTSADARLRNRNDRSRCRTMEKAILGTTSKSEAQASLVSAYELFDRMVSKGVLHRNTAARQKAKLSRHVNSLAA; encoded by the coding sequence ATGCCCCAGCACAAGTCCTGCATCAAGAGAGTCAGAACCAGCGCCGACGCCAGACTTCGTAATCGGAACGACCGCTCGCGGTGCCGTACCATGGAAAAGGCCATCCTCGGCACCACCTCAAAATCGGAGGCCCAGGCTTCGCTCGTGTCCGCATACGAGTTGTTCGACCGCATGGTCTCAAAGGGCGTGCTGCATCGAAACACCGCAGCGAGACAGAAGGCCAAGCTCTCCCGACATGTGAACTCCCTCGCGGCTTAG